From the genome of Candidatus Buchananbacteria bacterium, one region includes:
- a CDS encoding ATP-grasp domain-containing protein has translation MKNISTLQDKTILLVNTGSIKKRFILQKLKKLGLKIVCLNKEKNWAQPYVDHWILTEKNSYAEVAGALKAFIADHPEVKIDGVVTFWEDDVLLASRIADRFNFIGIPYAVARKVRNKFLFREFCRETGLPAPKHILIKSAADIHNLPEDLRFPLVIKPVFGASSAYVVKVENKEEMLHTYDYIRKNMSTHVESALSDGFDILAEEYIAGDEVDIDIVLQNGKIKFHSISDNYQTKEPFFIETGQSIPSGLSEKIKADLVSLAEEVLEKIGVQNGVIHFEAKSTPTGPVPIEVNLRMGGDEVYSFVKGAWGVDLIENAVKIALGMYIPKIERPEMPKKYMAGSYFLSDYSGILSKLEVKAELKQYKFLEEVHFFKKVADAVLVPPEGYEYLGWVTVSGYSMPDAQDNLKKALRCVQFEVARFASESSIGKTLRKNSFSQASLTSSLLIHAAKIEKFRRITPEDKRKLHIGIACNIYDESDGAVENELATVGRNIQDALVQRGYKTTFFNFNDIEKAFKELSASDVDLVFNVCERINNSSLLEPHAASLFDILQIPYTGSNPSTLSLCIDKIRVKKLLAYHKIPTPRWDYAYTIDDDIDENLRYPLIVKPANTDNSIGISNDSVVTTKEALREQLKKIIVDVGSPALIEEYIEGDEYDVSILGSEDNDLVVLPLSRSIFKNMPEGQWHIYTNEMKFGQKKVEDFGVVIQRPPKNISKRLESLLTEISLDTYNILDCHDYGRVEIRVDEYDNPYVLELNPNPSININDCVSSVAHLSGLEYGDFLEQIITMAISRYRNRPPYYHLKSNPM, from the coding sequence ATGAAAAATATTTCCACGCTTCAAGATAAGACGATTTTACTGGTGAACACCGGTTCAATCAAAAAGCGATTTATTTTGCAGAAATTAAAAAAACTTGGTTTAAAAATTGTCTGTTTGAATAAAGAAAAAAACTGGGCTCAGCCGTATGTTGATCATTGGATTTTAACCGAAAAAAATAGTTATGCCGAAGTCGCCGGCGCCTTGAAGGCTTTCATTGCCGACCATCCTGAAGTAAAAATTGATGGGGTTGTAACTTTTTGGGAAGATGATGTCTTGTTGGCTTCCCGGATTGCCGACAGGTTTAATTTTATAGGCATTCCTTACGCCGTGGCGCGCAAGGTGCGAAATAAATTCCTGTTCCGAGAATTTTGCCGCGAAACCGGTTTGCCGGCGCCAAAACATATTTTGATCAAATCGGCCGCCGATATTCATAATTTACCTGAAGATTTGCGTTTCCCATTGGTGATTAAGCCGGTATTTGGTGCGAGCAGTGCGTATGTCGTCAAAGTTGAAAACAAAGAAGAAATGCTTCACACCTATGATTACATTCGTAAGAATATGTCTACTCACGTGGAGTCGGCATTGTCTGACGGTTTTGATATTTTAGCTGAAGAATATATCGCCGGAGATGAGGTAGATATTGATATTGTGCTACAAAACGGCAAAATTAAATTTCATTCAATTTCTGACAACTACCAAACTAAAGAGCCGTTTTTTATTGAGACTGGCCAGTCAATTCCTTCGGGGTTATCAGAAAAGATCAAAGCTGATTTGGTTTCGCTGGCGGAAGAAGTGCTGGAAAAAATTGGTGTTCAAAACGGCGTTATTCATTTTGAGGCGAAATCAACGCCAACCGGACCAGTGCCGATTGAAGTCAATTTACGCATGGGTGGCGACGAGGTGTATTCATTTGTAAAGGGTGCCTGGGGGGTGGATCTGATTGAGAATGCCGTCAAGATTGCCTTGGGGATGTATATCCCGAAAATTGAACGGCCGGAAATGCCAAAGAAGTATATGGCCGGTTCATATTTTTTGTCCGATTATTCAGGCATTTTGTCAAAGCTGGAAGTAAAAGCCGAGTTGAAACAGTACAAATTTTTAGAGGAAGTTCATTTCTTTAAAAAAGTAGCAGACGCAGTTTTGGTGCCGCCGGAAGGGTACGAATATTTGGGCTGGGTTACCGTTTCCGGATACAGCATGCCGGATGCTCAAGACAATCTGAAAAAAGCACTGCGCTGCGTGCAGTTTGAAGTTGCGCGATTTGCTTCAGAGTCTTCAATCGGAAAAACATTGCGTAAAAACAGTTTTTCTCAAGCCTCGTTGACCTCAAGTCTTTTGATTCATGCTGCAAAAATCGAAAAATTCCGCCGCATTACTCCTGAAGATAAGCGCAAGCTTCACATTGGCATTGCCTGCAACATTTATGATGAGTCGGACGGCGCGGTTGAAAACGAATTGGCGACTGTTGGCCGAAATATCCAAGATGCGTTGGTGCAGCGCGGCTACAAAACAACTTTTTTCAATTTTAATGATATTGAAAAGGCATTTAAAGAACTCAGCGCCAGCGATGTTGATTTAGTTTTTAATGTCTGCGAACGAATTAATAATTCAAGTCTGCTTGAACCTCATGCCGCTTCATTATTCGATATCCTGCAAATTCCATATACCGGATCAAATCCCTCAACATTAAGTTTGTGTATTGATAAGATTAGAGTTAAAAAGCTTTTAGCATACCATAAAATTCCAACCCCGCGCTGGGATTATGCGTATACTATTGATGACGATATTGATGAAAATTTACGCTACCCCTTAATTGTCAAGCCGGCGAATACCGACAACTCAATCGGTATCAGCAACGATTCAGTCGTGACAACCAAAGAAGCGTTGCGCGAACAGTTAAAAAAAATCATTGTTGATGTCGGCAGCCCCGCTTTGATTGAGGAATATATTGAGGGAGATGAGTATGATGTGTCAATTTTAGGCAGTGAAGACAATGATTTGGTGGTGTTGCCCTTGTCTCGGTCGATATTTAAGAATATGCCTGAGGGGCAATGGCATATCTACACGAATGAAATGAAGTTTGGCCAGAAGAAAGTTGAAGATTTCGGGGTTGTTATTCAACGCCCGCCAAAAAATATCAGCAAACGGCTTGAATCGTTACTAACAGAGATTTCACTTGACACTTATAATATTTTGGATTGCCATGATTACGGACGGGTAGAAATTCGAGTTGATGAGTATGATAACCCGTATGTTTTGGAACTCAATCCTAACCCTTCAATTAATATTAATGATTGTGTTTCCTCGGTGGCACATCTAAGCGGCTTGGAGTATGGTGATTTTTTGGAACAAATTATCACTATGGCAATTAGCCGATATCGTAATCGGCCACCGTACTATCATCTTAAGAGTAATCCGATGTAA
- a CDS encoding sigma-70 family RNA polymerase sigma factor yields MSPKKKSTIKKPAAKKAAKAKPVAKKGKKAEKVSKKKVDLKGVRKSKSRPNEQLIEKLLNKGRTRTFITETELLYAFPEVEEYLDEYEFFLYKVDQLGVTIIESETGLLDSDEKRNEILTKVGLNNKQKKRIDISDISADSIQMYLREIGKVPLLKPEEEITLAKKAERGDKEAKRRLIEANLRLVVSIAKRFTGKSLSLLDLIQEGNIGLFRAVEKFDYRRGYKFSTYATWWIRQAITRALADQSRTIRIPVHMVETINKFKQAERQLIQDLGREPLPEEIAAEMGETLDKVLHIIKISQDTISIETSVGEDDEDSTLEDFIEDVRTVTPDRAAALQLLRDYVNEVIQNLTPREQKILEMRFGLKDGVSHTLEEVGQEFDVTRERIRQIEAKALEKIEKHHLIDKLKDY; encoded by the coding sequence ATGTCACCTAAAAAGAAGTCGACAATAAAAAAACCAGCTGCCAAAAAAGCAGCCAAAGCAAAACCGGTGGCTAAAAAAGGCAAGAAGGCCGAAAAGGTTTCAAAAAAGAAAGTTGACCTTAAGGGTGTGCGTAAAAGTAAGTCGCGGCCAAACGAGCAGCTTATTGAAAAGCTGCTTAATAAGGGTCGAACCAGAACGTTTATTACGGAAACGGAATTATTGTATGCTTTTCCGGAAGTTGAAGAATATTTGGACGAGTATGAATTCTTTTTGTATAAAGTTGATCAGTTGGGCGTCACAATTATTGAATCAGAAACTGGGCTGCTTGATAGTGATGAAAAGCGAAATGAGATTTTAACTAAGGTGGGCTTGAATAACAAGCAGAAAAAGCGGATTGATATTTCCGATATTTCTGCTGATTCAATCCAAATGTATTTGCGTGAAATCGGAAAAGTGCCGCTATTGAAGCCGGAAGAAGAAATCACTTTGGCCAAAAAAGCCGAACGTGGCGATAAGGAAGCTAAACGCCGATTGATTGAAGCCAACTTGCGGTTGGTTGTTTCAATTGCCAAACGGTTTACCGGTAAGAGTTTATCCTTATTGGATTTAATCCAAGAGGGCAATATTGGTTTGTTTCGGGCGGTTGAGAAATTTGACTACCGTCGCGGCTATAAATTTTCAACTTATGCCACATGGTGGATCAGACAGGCAATCACCCGGGCCTTGGCCGACCAGTCGCGGACAATCCGCATTCCGGTGCATATGGTTGAAACAATTAATAAGTTTAAGCAGGCTGAACGCCAGCTGATTCAGGATTTAGGCCGCGAGCCCTTGCCGGAAGAAATTGCCGCTGAAATGGGTGAAACGCTTGACAAAGTTCTTCATATTATTAAAATAAGTCAAGACACCATTTCCATTGAGACTTCGGTTGGTGAAGACGATGAGGATAGTACCTTGGAAGACTTTATTGAAGATGTTCGAACCGTTACCCCGGATCGGGCGGCGGCATTACAGCTGCTTCGCGATTATGTTAACGAGGTAATCCAGAACCTGACGCCGCGTGAGCAGAAAATCTTGGAAATGCGGTTTGGCTTGAAAGACGGAGTGTCTCATACATTAGAAGAAGTCGGTCAGGAGTTTGATGTTACTCGTGAGCGCATTAGACAGATTGAGGCTAAGGCTCTGGAAAAAATTGAAAAGCATCATTTGATTGATAAATTAAAAGACTACTAG
- a CDS encoding DNA primase yields the protein MPGQIEEIKARIDIVELISEYIRLKPAGPNNWRALCPFHNEKSPSFMVSKDKQIWHCFGCNEGGDILSFVQKMENIEFIEALRILAQKAGVTLVAQDPKLESQKNRLLDILQSASRFWHQTLLESAQAVKAREYLKRRGVSEQMVSEFQIGYAVDSWDAVIQFLKSKKFTDQDIFLAGLSVKKERGQGFYDRFRDRLMFPINDLHGSTIGFSGRTLKADEKGGKYINTPQTIVYNKSLALFNLDKAKNEIKSKDSAIIVEGQMDALSAYQAGTKNVIASSGTALTLDQIRILKRYTKNLAMAFDADAAGQVAAKRGIDLALAEEMSVRVIILPSGKDPDACIKNNPQDWFKAVTEARSIMDYYFSQTFANLSLEKVEDKKQAAKILLPVIAKIGNKIEQTHWLQKLAGRLNVAENILRDSLTPGEPKPQTRTIQEAKARVRSRSLMLVEQIIGIALKYPDNLEYLVNNLSPDIIEEATLQDLYKRLIIYYTENIQGDVKAFDYSSFQAVLKESKLDQLADKLVLLIEKDFFDFDSDAISRELMTSINFAKKAYYSESLRRISTQIKQAEDDKQDEKVKALMAEYTQVLTKLNILG from the coding sequence ATGCCAGGACAAATTGAAGAAATAAAGGCCAGAATTGACATCGTTGAGCTGATTTCTGAATATATCAGGCTCAAACCAGCCGGGCCGAATAATTGGAGGGCTTTGTGCCCTTTTCATAATGAAAAGAGTCCGTCTTTTATGGTGTCTAAAGATAAGCAGATTTGGCATTGTTTTGGTTGTAATGAGGGTGGCGATATTTTGAGTTTTGTTCAAAAGATGGAAAACATTGAATTTATTGAAGCCCTGCGAATTCTTGCCCAGAAGGCGGGTGTGACGTTGGTGGCACAAGATCCGAAACTGGAAAGCCAGAAAAATAGACTGTTGGATATTTTGCAATCAGCCAGCCGATTTTGGCACCAAACGCTTTTGGAATCGGCCCAAGCTGTTAAGGCTCGCGAATACCTTAAACGCCGCGGGGTGAGCGAACAGATGGTTAGCGAGTTTCAAATCGGGTATGCTGTTGATTCCTGGGACGCGGTAATACAATTTTTAAAATCAAAAAAGTTTACGGATCAAGATATTTTTTTGGCCGGGCTGTCGGTAAAAAAGGAGCGGGGACAAGGATTTTATGATCGATTTCGCGACCGTCTGATGTTTCCGATTAACGATTTGCATGGCAGTACTATTGGTTTTTCCGGTCGGACGCTTAAGGCGGATGAAAAGGGCGGAAAATATATCAATACTCCCCAAACAATAGTGTATAACAAAAGTTTAGCCTTGTTTAACCTGGACAAAGCCAAAAATGAAATTAAAAGCAAAGACTCGGCTATTATTGTTGAGGGACAAATGGACGCCCTGTCGGCGTATCAGGCCGGAACCAAAAACGTGATTGCTAGCTCCGGGACAGCGCTGACGCTTGATCAGATCAGAATTTTAAAACGCTATACTAAAAATTTGGCAATGGCTTTTGATGCCGATGCCGCCGGCCAGGTCGCCGCTAAAAGAGGTATTGACTTGGCTTTGGCAGAAGAGATGAGTGTTAGGGTGATTATTCTACCCAGCGGCAAAGATCCGGATGCGTGTATTAAAAACAATCCGCAAGACTGGTTTAAGGCCGTGACTGAAGCCAGATCAATCATGGATTATTATTTTAGTCAGACTTTTGCGAATTTAAGTTTGGAAAAAGTTGAGGATAAAAAACAAGCAGCCAAAATTTTATTGCCGGTTATTGCAAAAATTGGCAATAAAATTGAGCAAACCCATTGGCTGCAAAAATTGGCCGGCCGGCTTAATGTTGCTGAAAACATTTTGCGCGATTCTTTGACACCTGGTGAACCAAAACCGCAAACTCGAACCATTCAAGAAGCTAAAGCCAGGGTTCGGAGTCGATCATTGATGCTGGTTGAACAAATTATCGGTATCGCCTTAAAGTATCCTGACAACCTTGAATATTTGGTGAATAACCTGAGTCCTGACATTATTGAAGAAGCAACTCTACAAGACCTTTACAAACGATTGATAATTTATTATACTGAAAACATTCAAGGAGATGTTAAAGCATTTGATTATTCCAGTTTTCAGGCAGTGCTTAAAGAGAGTAAACTGGACCAACTAGCAGATAAACTCGTTCTCTTAATTGAGAAGGATTTTTTTGATTTTGATTCTGATGCCATTAGTCGGGAACTTATGACATCAATTAATTTTGCCAAAAAAGCGTATTACTCAGAAAGCTTGAGGCGCATCAGCACCCAGATTAAGCAGGCGGAAGACGATAAACAGGATGAGAAAGTTAAAGCCTTGATGGCGGAATATACCCAGGTGCTCACCAAACTTAATATATTGGGCTAA